A genomic region of Thermodesulfobacteriota bacterium contains the following coding sequences:
- a CDS encoding HEAT repeat domain-containing protein produces MKKAIAQLIRDMKDDDCHIRFAAARTLRDVGAGSPVVYDALVDALKDSVWFVRLAALQSLRDIRLESDIIIEKIVPMLKDEHEDVREYVAFTIGELGSKAAPAVTALTAALSDSVWYVRASVAWVLGEIGVGARGACSPLITCLTDNEIDVRISATRSLGLISSTDNKDVTIALEKIAEDNSQPPEVKEKAREALARIRSSGRQTNCPL; encoded by the coding sequence ATGAAGAAGGCGATAGCCCAGCTAATCCGCGACATGAAAGACGACGACTGTCATATACGCTTTGCCGCTGCCCGGACTCTCAGAGATGTTGGAGCCGGCAGCCCCGTGGTTTATGATGCTTTGGTTGATGCCTTGAAAGACAGCGTCTGGTTTGTCCGCTTGGCCGCACTGCAGAGCTTACGGGATATTAGATTAGAATCGGATATAATTATAGAGAAGATTGTACCAATGCTTAAGGATGAACACGAGGATGTCAGAGAGTATGTAGCTTTTACCATCGGCGAGTTAGGGTCGAAGGCAGCTCCGGCGGTAACAGCCCTTACAGCAGCCCTATCCGATTCTGTTTGGTATGTTCGAGCTAGTGTGGCCTGGGTTCTGGGAGAAATCGGGGTCGGGGCAAGAGGCGCATGCAGTCCTCTCATCACCTGTTTAACCGATAACGAGATTGACGTACGTATCTCAGCCACAAGGTCTCTGGGACTGATAAGTAGCACAGACAACAAGGATGTGACGATTGCTCTGGAGAAAATAGCTGAAGACAATAGCCAGCCACCAGAAGTAAAAGAGAAGGCACGGGAAGCATTGGCAAGGATCAGGAGTTCTGGAAGACAAACAAATTGTCCACTATAA
- a CDS encoding ATP-binding protein, with the protein MDRISIDGWEPTQHDYRQLFQKVPCYISVQNPELRIIQTNELFREDFGDRVGELCYSVYKRKTDPCPECPVAKTFADGQVHSSEEQVITREGKEAFVIVYTSPIRNEQGTIVAVMEMSTNITPVKRLQTELTMMGHTVATMAHGIKNILTGLDGGIYVVNSGLRNRDYGETLKGWDIVQRNVARISNLVKDILYCAKKREHKISVIEPNQVVLEVFDLFHETAALERIQLNVDIDPQMGHIPLNSEDLHTIISNLVHNALEACKFDLNRREHRVVIRTDHKGPIAIFEVSDNGPGLPEEWKNYVFTEILSTKERYGTGLGLLVTKKIVDELGGQITFSSHPREGSTFRVSFPTKSAVSSNSNSSPNRHHHMV; encoded by the coding sequence GTGGACCGAATCAGCATCGACGGTTGGGAGCCGACCCAACACGATTATCGCCAACTCTTCCAAAAAGTCCCCTGCTATATCTCAGTACAAAATCCTGAACTGCGCATTATCCAGACCAACGAGCTTTTTAGAGAGGACTTTGGCGACCGTGTAGGAGAACTCTGCTACAGTGTCTATAAAAGAAAAACTGACCCTTGTCCTGAATGTCCAGTGGCTAAGACATTCGCCGACGGCCAGGTCCATTCCAGCGAAGAGCAGGTAATCACCCGTGAAGGTAAGGAGGCATTTGTAATCGTTTACACCAGTCCTATACGAAATGAGCAGGGGACAATTGTTGCGGTAATGGAGATGTCCACCAACATAACCCCGGTAAAACGCCTGCAAACTGAGTTAACCATGATGGGGCATACGGTTGCAACAATGGCTCATGGCATCAAGAACATCCTGACCGGTCTGGATGGGGGAATTTACGTGGTGAATTCGGGGTTGAGGAATAGAGACTATGGGGAAACCTTAAAAGGCTGGGACATCGTGCAGCGTAACGTAGCCCGAATTTCCAATCTGGTGAAGGATATACTCTACTGCGCAAAAAAACGGGAGCATAAGATTAGTGTTATCGAACCGAATCAAGTAGTTCTGGAAGTCTTTGATCTCTTTCACGAAACCGCTGCACTGGAAAGAATTCAACTAAATGTAGATATTGATCCACAGATGGGTCATATACCGCTTAACTCTGAGGACCTTCATACAATTATAAGCAATCTCGTCCACAATGCCCTGGAAGCCTGTAAGTTCGACCTGAACCGGCGAGAACATCGGGTAGTAATCAGAACCGACCACAAGGGACCGATAGCGATCTTCGAGGTCTCTGACAACGGCCCGGGACTACCCGAGGAATGGAAAAATTATGTATTCACCGAGATCTTATCCACCAAGGAACGCTACGGTACCGGTCTGGGATTGCTGGTAACCAAAAAAATAGTCGACGAACTCGGTGGACAGATAACCTTTTCCTCTCATCCAAGAGAAGGCTCCACATTTCGTGTTTCCTTCCCCACAAAGTCAGCGGTTTCCTCCAACTCCAACTCTTCCCCAAACAGGCACCATCACATGGTTTAA
- a CDS encoding response regulator encodes MAKKVLIVDDEEDVRTYLNSLLSNNGYKTEMAEDGEDAFRKVKEFGPNVVILDIIMPNQSGVGFYRNLKKSEIYSDIPVIILSGVTAYKDFFARERGGLPKPQEFVEKPFSTEDLLSKVEACVK; translated from the coding sequence ATGGCAAAAAAAGTTTTGATTGTGGATGATGAAGAAGATGTAAGGACATATCTAAATTCTCTGCTAAGCAATAACGGTTACAAAACAGAGATGGCGGAGGATGGAGAGGATGCGTTTCGCAAAGTCAAGGAATTTGGTCCCAACGTAGTCATCCTGGACATCATAATGCCAAACCAGAGCGGCGTGGGATTCTATCGCAACCTGAAAAAGAGCGAAATATACAGTGATATTCCTGTGATTATTCTTTCTGGCGTTACTGCGTATAAAGATTTTTTTGCCCGCGAACGCGGCGGACTACCAAAGCCCCAGGAGTTTGTCGAGAAACCATTCTCTACCGAAGACCTACTGAGTAAGGTTGAAGCTTGCGTTAAATAA
- a CDS encoding (Fe-S)-binding protein has product MSDKTINISDVVNLPLDLKEQKKALEQKSPAVVEGKVKVYDPNRDNVKNLLEMLKNRLSRQTVSSLVGCVHCGMCSDSCHYALARPHDPTMTPAYKADQIRQIFKRHIDWAGRVFPWWVHAKTPKNDEDLNRLKNIVFGTCTGCRRCTLNCPMGVDTAVLVRLTRGLLTELGIVPEGVFVVDKDSWETGNQMGVSQEDYIETLEWQQEEVQAELDDPSFKISIDKEDCDFMYTVNPREIKYDPRSIGYACKIFHIAGESWTMPSFGWDQTNFGLFSGDDKLGGYIAKNLYEAARRLKVKRIVISECGHGYRSSRWEGYNWAKYKQDIPSESIMITLIRYINRGLIKVDPSRNPLPVTYHDSCNLARSGDLTEEPRWILERVCTDFREMYPNRSDNFCCTGGGGALSMVEYKPLRMEVAKIKADQLIATGAKLVCTSCHNCVDGLSDLIKHYKLDMKIVQILDLVAEALVIPEKNEKK; this is encoded by the coding sequence TTGAGCGATAAAACCATAAATATTTCCGATGTAGTTAATTTACCCCTGGATTTAAAAGAGCAGAAAAAGGCTTTAGAACAAAAATCTCCTGCGGTGGTCGAAGGAAAAGTAAAGGTCTATGACCCTAACAGGGACAATGTAAAGAACCTGCTGGAGATGCTGAAGAACAGGCTGAGTCGGCAGACAGTGAGTTCATTGGTAGGTTGTGTGCATTGCGGCATGTGTTCCGACTCATGCCATTATGCGTTAGCCCGGCCTCACGACCCAACTATGACTCCAGCTTACAAGGCCGACCAGATCAGACAAATCTTTAAAAGGCATATTGACTGGGCTGGCCGCGTTTTCCCCTGGTGGGTACATGCGAAAACCCCAAAGAATGATGAAGACCTGAACCGTCTCAAAAATATTGTCTTTGGAACCTGTACCGGTTGCAGGCGTTGCACCCTCAACTGCCCGATGGGCGTGGATACAGCAGTCCTTGTTCGACTCACCCGCGGGCTTCTTACAGAACTCGGGATTGTGCCCGAGGGAGTCTTCGTAGTGGATAAGGACTCATGGGAAACTGGCAACCAGATGGGGGTTTCACAGGAGGATTACATTGAAACTCTTGAATGGCAGCAGGAGGAAGTCCAGGCTGAATTAGACGACCCCAGTTTCAAAATTTCAATAGATAAAGAAGATTGCGATTTCATGTATACCGTTAACCCTCGTGAGATCAAGTACGATCCTCGCTCCATCGGCTACGCTTGCAAGATATTCCATATAGCCGGAGAAAGCTGGACCATGCCAAGCTTCGGCTGGGACCAGACTAACTTTGGACTTTTCTCCGGTGATGACAAGCTGGGTGGCTATATAGCCAAGAACCTTTACGAGGCAGCCAGGCGACTAAAGGTTAAACGGATCGTCATCTCTGAGTGCGGTCATGGATACCGATCTAGCCGTTGGGAAGGCTACAACTGGGCCAAATATAAGCAGGATATTCCCAGTGAGTCCATTATGATTACTTTGATTCGTTATATAAATCGGGGGCTAATAAAGGTAGACCCGTCGCGGAATCCTCTGCCTGTCACCTATCATGATTCGTGTAACCTGGCTCGTTCCGGCGACCTTACCGAGGAACCTCGTTGGATATTGGAGCGGGTCTGTACTGATTTTCGGGAGATGTATCCTAACAGGTCGGACAACTTTTGCTGTACCGGCGGCGGTGGGGCACTGTCGATGGTTGAGTATAAACCCCTCAGGATGGAGGTGGCAAAGATTAAGGCAGATCAACTGATAGCGACAGGTGCCAAGCTCGTCTGCACTAGTTGTCACAACTGCGTTGATGGTCTGAGTGACTTGATCAAGCATTATAAACTTGACATGAAGATAGTACAGATATTAGACTTGGTGGCAGAAGCTTTGGTTATTCCAGAAAAGAATGAGAAAAAGTAA
- a CDS encoding universal stress protein — protein MEAIGLCSHYSRQGDWAFDYAFGLASKKDIQLNIFHWLESPFRFRREIVYADSKKQEVVRVTDEFQVKKELELREYYESKLGDFVKVGFRLCEGNEGAELARCLRRREYDLLVMGYLDRGADFGGQVIERFASNFRTSVVMVGPDKPNSFHLNRLAADIVDQLGIKEGEWSLIEG, from the coding sequence ATGGAAGCAATTGGACTTTGTTCGCATTACTCCCGTCAGGGTGACTGGGCATTTGATTACGCTTTTGGGTTGGCCAGCAAGAAAGATATCCAACTCAACATATTTCACTGGCTGGAGTCACCTTTCCGGTTCCGCAGGGAGATAGTTTACGCAGATAGCAAAAAGCAAGAAGTGGTTCGGGTAACAGATGAATTTCAGGTCAAAAAGGAGTTGGAGCTCCGCGAATACTATGAGTCAAAGCTAGGAGATTTTGTTAAGGTCGGCTTTCGACTCTGTGAAGGCAACGAAGGGGCTGAACTGGCCCGTTGTCTCCGCCGGAGAGAGTATGACCTCCTTGTAATGGGATACCTTGATCGGGGCGCAGACTTTGGAGGCCAGGTTATTGAGCGATTCGCTTCTAATTTCAGGACTTCGGTTGTCATGGTGGGCCCGGATAAGCCTAACTCCTTCCACCTCAACAGATTAGCAGCTGACATTGTGGACCAATTGGGCATTAAGGAAGGGGAATGGAGTCTCATAGAGGGTTAA
- a CDS encoding sigma 54-interacting transcriptional regulator, translated as MDNIRDKDNFNKNILNGISGDSVLENIGEAILIIDPGFRIVYFNKRAEEITGFPRIEALGKHCYEILRLYNCNDGCPVQNMINNGESFVDYYSDIIRKDEMPIPIAIRFSILKSHGRSFSGGIIAVRDMPTKYRFSDSPKSAYSFQGIISKNKRILEIFEILPDISRTDASLLIQGESGTGKELFANAVHNLSLRQKKPLIKVNCAALPETLLESEFFGYVKGAFTDAKKNKLGRFQLANGGTIFLDEIGDISPSLQVKLLRAVQYKEFVPLGGTNTVKVDVRVISATNRNLEQLVKEGQFRQDLYYRLNVIKLELPNLRERPEDIPLLVDYFITRFNQRDQRNIERLSSDAIEILMQYNYPGNVRELENILEHSFILCKGNIISKEHLPSYVIGIEGKLEKVGKSLDLINQVEINTILSTLKKHNWNKIKASEELGIHRSTLWRKLKRMDNCNLV; from the coding sequence ATGGATAATATTAGAGACAAAGATAATTTTAACAAGAATATTCTCAATGGAATATCCGGAGATTCTGTTCTTGAGAATATAGGTGAGGCTATCCTTATTATTGACCCAGGGTTTCGAATTGTTTACTTCAACAAAAGAGCTGAGGAGATTACAGGATTTCCAAGGATAGAAGCACTGGGAAAGCACTGTTACGAAATCCTTCGTCTTTATAACTGCAATGATGGATGCCCTGTCCAAAATATGATCAATAATGGGGAGAGCTTCGTTGATTACTACTCGGATATAATCCGTAAGGACGAGATGCCAATACCCATTGCAATACGTTTCTCAATACTCAAGAGTCATGGAAGATCCTTCTCAGGAGGAATCATAGCTGTCCGGGATATGCCTACCAAATACCGGTTTTCTGATTCTCCTAAATCAGCCTACTCATTTCAGGGGATTATTTCCAAGAACAAGAGGATCCTGGAAATTTTCGAAATACTCCCCGATATAAGCCGAACTGATGCATCTCTTTTGATTCAAGGAGAAAGCGGCACTGGAAAAGAGCTTTTTGCTAACGCGGTTCATAATTTAAGCCTTCGCCAGAAAAAACCCCTTATAAAAGTTAATTGTGCCGCCCTTCCTGAAACCCTCCTGGAGTCCGAATTCTTCGGTTATGTGAAAGGGGCATTTACGGACGCTAAGAAGAACAAACTGGGGAGGTTTCAATTGGCCAATGGAGGGACTATCTTTCTCGACGAAATAGGTGATATTTCTCCTTCCCTTCAAGTGAAGCTTCTAAGGGCTGTGCAATATAAAGAGTTTGTACCGTTAGGTGGTACTAACACCGTCAAAGTAGATGTGAGAGTGATATCAGCCACCAACCGTAATCTGGAACAGTTGGTCAAGGAGGGACAATTCCGTCAGGATTTGTACTACAGGTTGAACGTTATTAAACTGGAACTTCCAAACCTTCGAGAAAGACCAGAGGACATCCCCCTCCTTGTGGACTATTTCATAACCAGGTTTAACCAAAGGGACCAGCGAAACATTGAAAGGTTATCATCCGATGCCATAGAGATTCTAATGCAGTATAATTATCCTGGCAATGTCCGGGAGTTGGAAAATATTCTAGAACATTCCTTTATTCTGTGCAAAGGGAATATTATATCAAAAGAACACTTGCCTTCCTACGTAATAGGGATTGAAGGTAAACTGGAGAAGGTCGGAAAAAGCTTGGATTTGATTAATCAAGTGGAGATCAATACTATCCTATCTACGCTAAAAAAACATAATTGGAATAAGATCAAGGCTTCTGAAGAGCTAGGTATCCATAGAAGTACCTTGTGGAGAAAACTCAAAAGAATGGACAATTGCAACTTAGTATAA
- a CDS encoding respiratory nitrate reductase subunit gamma, translating to MLLLMLSYLGIGIFVVVILGKIIKYFTMPLHVRWELYPLPHEKGREYGGSYFEELNWWEKPIKKSMLGQVKFMVPEILFVKSLYHDNRKLWYVSFPFHFGIYLVIGCLGLIFIGAIVSVAGLSPQNAISVFLQSLAVIFGAVGFMLGTIGAIGLLLRRTFDKDLRAFAAPIDYFNLVFILAIFLSGLIAWFSYDSALTVSRDYMKGLITFSPVVVGNSSLVGHIILLSLFLIYLPFTHMTHFIGKYFTWHEVRWDDRINTRGSAIEAKVNKLLNVKQNWSAPHMKPGKTWAETATEEVE from the coding sequence ATGCTGTTGTTGATGTTGTCTTATTTAGGTATTGGAATTTTTGTTGTGGTTATTTTGGGAAAGATCATAAAGTACTTTACTATGCCTTTGCATGTGAGATGGGAGCTTTATCCTCTCCCTCATGAAAAGGGACGCGAGTATGGAGGATCTTATTTCGAAGAATTGAACTGGTGGGAAAAACCCATTAAAAAATCAATGCTGGGGCAAGTTAAATTCATGGTACCGGAGATTCTTTTTGTGAAGTCGCTCTATCATGATAATAGAAAGCTCTGGTATGTGTCATTCCCCTTTCATTTTGGGATTTACCTGGTAATCGGTTGCCTGGGATTGATCTTCATTGGGGCTATAGTGAGCGTTGCGGGTTTATCTCCGCAAAACGCAATATCTGTTTTTCTACAGTCTCTGGCAGTTATTTTTGGTGCCGTTGGCTTTATGCTGGGTACAATAGGTGCAATTGGCTTACTCCTAAGGAGAACCTTCGATAAAGACCTGCGAGCCTTTGCAGCACCAATAGATTACTTCAATCTGGTATTTATCCTGGCTATTTTCTTAAGCGGGCTGATAGCATGGTTTTCGTACGACTCAGCGTTAACCGTCTCCAGGGATTACATGAAAGGTTTGATAACATTCAGCCCTGTGGTTGTTGGTAATTCAAGTCTGGTAGGGCATATAATACTTCTATCCCTTTTTCTCATTTATCTGCCCTTCACCCACATGACCCACTTCATTGGCAAATATTTTACATGGCATGAAGTGCGATGGGATGACAGAATAAATACAAGGGGGAGCGCCATTGAGGCAAAAGTAAACAAACTCTTGAACGTCAAGCAAAACTGGTCAGCACCTCATATGAAGCCAGGCAAAACATGGGCTGAGACCGCTACAGAGGAGGTTGAATAG
- a CDS encoding pyruvate formate lyase family protein yields MNARTQMLKDSLIIKTHRNVARGYEREEEGIPFRPGMEVKLCLERTRLLTDTYKETEGEPMVVRRAKGLARILGGMTVYIQPQELIVGNFASRPECVTHYPDLQWRWLDKAINNGYRDILSDEEKDELKEIHKYWKTRAVHGMERDLLPEDVRPYWSFNGALYWAYQWAMATPNYEKVFRVGIKGIREETEAKLREVEKSFSNNRIGSKEYIEKKRFLEAVIITLDAFTRWARRYSGLARDIARAEEDARRKGELEEIGGICSWVSENPPRNFHEALQLFWFIHLIVDYIEVPLVGCGIRFDVAFNPFYEKDVREGRITREGAQELTECLWLKFQETGFLHPPIWSGAGGGGLGWQTLTIGGVDSDGNDVTNDMTYIVLDAIKSTRTIQPPLALRWHEKIPRELVLKAIDVISTGVAQPAIFNDKAVIPRYTERGVSLEEARSYSINNCMLPIIPGKNITTRTQAGGLLFLPKCLELALNRGRDMKTGQLISCETPDPATFTSIEEIRDAVLKHYSFYCDKAFRISDMADALYEEYLPRPFLSAFLDGCIEKAEDSGKWNYIPWKTLGVLGGINVVDSLAAIRKFVFEEKMLTMAELVNILKNNWEGKEDVRMMFLNDAPKFGNDDDSVDLIARDLYYRIAEETKKFSTYYGTAGFVDGSVASAPYSFAVATWATPDGRKAGDSFHDGSISPETGMDKKGPTAALKSISKVDPVKSWNHLYNQSFMPQFLKGDNANVFADYLNTWGDLGIHHIQFTAVGKDTMLDAQVHPEKHSDLIVRVCGYSAYFVDLSKGLQNEIIKRTEQCF; encoded by the coding sequence ATGAATGCCCGAACTCAAATGTTAAAGGACAGCTTAATTATCAAGACGCACAGGAATGTAGCCCGGGGTTATGAGAGGGAGGAAGAGGGAATACCTTTCAGGCCTGGGATGGAGGTAAAGCTCTGCCTTGAGCGTACCAGGTTGCTCACCGATACGTATAAGGAAACTGAGGGCGAACCAATGGTCGTAAGGAGAGCAAAAGGTCTTGCAAGGATACTCGGGGGGATGACTGTGTATATACAACCCCAGGAGCTTATAGTAGGGAATTTTGCCAGTAGACCAGAATGTGTAACCCATTACCCTGATCTTCAGTGGAGGTGGCTTGACAAGGCTATTAATAATGGGTATCGGGATATACTCAGTGATGAGGAGAAAGACGAGCTGAAGGAGATCCATAAGTATTGGAAAACAAGGGCAGTTCATGGTATGGAGAGGGATCTTCTTCCTGAGGATGTAAGACCGTATTGGTCATTCAATGGGGCTCTATACTGGGCGTATCAGTGGGCTATGGCCACCCCGAATTATGAGAAGGTATTTCGGGTAGGTATTAAGGGGATAAGAGAGGAAACAGAAGCTAAGTTAAGAGAGGTAGAGAAGTCTTTTTCCAATAATCGCATTGGGAGCAAGGAATACATTGAGAAGAAGAGATTCCTGGAGGCAGTAATCATAACGTTAGATGCCTTTACTAGGTGGGCGAGGAGATATTCAGGGCTGGCGAGGGACATAGCTCGGGCTGAGGAAGATGCCCGGAGAAAGGGAGAGTTAGAAGAGATAGGCGGAATCTGCAGTTGGGTATCTGAGAATCCACCGAGGAATTTTCATGAGGCATTGCAGCTTTTCTGGTTTATACATTTAATAGTTGATTATATAGAAGTGCCCCTGGTTGGTTGTGGGATCAGGTTTGATGTCGCGTTCAATCCGTTTTATGAAAAGGATGTGAGGGAAGGTAGGATTACCCGGGAAGGGGCTCAGGAACTTACAGAATGTTTATGGCTCAAGTTTCAGGAGACTGGATTTCTTCATCCGCCCATATGGTCTGGTGCAGGCGGAGGGGGTTTAGGTTGGCAGACTTTGACCATAGGTGGAGTGGATTCTGATGGTAATGATGTGACAAATGATATGACTTATATAGTTTTGGATGCTATTAAATCGACTCGCACTATACAGCCTCCTCTTGCTTTAAGGTGGCATGAAAAGATACCCAGGGAGCTGGTTCTCAAGGCGATTGATGTTATAAGTACGGGTGTAGCCCAGCCTGCGATATTTAATGATAAGGCTGTTATTCCCAGGTATACGGAAAGGGGTGTTTCTTTGGAGGAGGCTCGTAGCTATTCTATCAACAACTGTATGTTACCTATAATCCCTGGCAAGAATATTACTACCCGTACTCAGGCAGGGGGTCTCCTATTTCTGCCGAAGTGTCTCGAATTGGCACTTAATCGAGGCAGGGATATGAAGACAGGGCAGTTGATAAGCTGTGAGACTCCTGATCCTGCTACATTTACATCTATTGAAGAGATAAGAGATGCTGTTTTGAAGCATTACAGTTTTTACTGTGACAAGGCTTTTCGGATCAGCGATATGGCAGATGCCCTTTATGAGGAGTATTTACCCCGTCCTTTCCTGTCGGCTTTTCTGGATGGGTGCATAGAGAAGGCAGAGGATTCGGGGAAGTGGAATTACATACCATGGAAAACTCTGGGGGTTCTTGGGGGGATAAATGTAGTAGACTCGCTGGCGGCGATTAGGAAGTTTGTTTTTGAAGAGAAGATGCTGACGATGGCAGAATTGGTCAATATCCTCAAGAATAATTGGGAAGGGAAAGAAGACGTTCGTATGATGTTTTTGAATGATGCTCCGAAGTTTGGTAATGATGATGATTCCGTTGATTTGATTGCAAGGGATCTGTATTACAGGATAGCGGAGGAGACGAAGAAGTTCAGTACCTACTATGGGACCGCAGGTTTTGTAGATGGTAGTGTGGCTTCGGCGCCTTATTCTTTTGCTGTAGCTACCTGGGCTACTCCTGATGGGAGGAAGGCGGGGGATTCTTTTCATGATGGGAGCATATCTCCTGAGACCGGGATGGACAAGAAAGGACCTACCGCTGCTCTCAAGTCAATTTCGAAGGTAGATCCGGTAAAGTCATGGAACCATCTTTATAATCAATCATTCATGCCCCAGTTCTTAAAGGGGGATAATGCGAATGTTTTTGCAGATTATCTCAATACATGGGGTGATTTAGGTATTCACCACATACAATTTACTGCTGTTGGTAAAGATACGATGTTAGATGCTCAGGTGCATCCGGAGAAGCATTCTGACTTAATAGTGAGGGTATGTGGATATTCTGCTTACTTTGTGGATTTAAGCAAGGGATTACAGAATGAGATAATAAAGAGAACCGAGCAGTGCTTTTAG